ATTGTGTATTTCTATGAGGTAACGTTCATTGAACTCAAACACACAGGGGAATTGTTCTGACAGCTGCCACACGCATTCCAGGAACTGGGTGAACACCGGAGACACTTCCTTGGGGTCGGTGTCCAGATGGCCACACCTAGAGCACAAACATACACATGATGTCACAAAAAAACTGACCAGGTATTGACAATAATGGCTACAGAGATCACTATTAATCAGCCTATTTATAGTATACAAAAGGTAATTATCACATTTTAGCAacactattttaatatttaacatattaataacactgctatataatatttatatttggctgttattaaatgctgtaataCTGTTTTATGggttatttaataattcatgcaaCAGCAGTGAAAGTTTTTACCTGTAACTGAATTTATGACCAAAAGAGATCCACTCCTTTTCTATCAAAACCtgtaaaagaggaaaaaaaggtttttttaccttttaatatacactactgttcaaaagtttggggtcagtaagattttataaaagaaatgaaaacatttattcagcaaggacgcattaatttgatcaaaaatgacagtgaagACACTTAAAACAAatgctttctattcatcaaagaatcctgaaaaaatgtatcatggtttccacaaaaatattaagaagcacaactgttatcaacattgataatattagtaagaaatgttttttgagcaacaaatcagcatattagaatgatttctgaaggacgctggagattggagtaatggctactgaaaattcagctttgccatcacaggaatgaattacatctcaaattaaaatagaaaacaattaattttaaattgtaatatataaatcataatattactattttactgtatttctaaaTCTTACCAACCATACAATTTTGAACAGCATATATATTTAGTTAGACAGGAATAGTTGATGACTTAATTAGCAAAGCCATGACCTGCCTAACAGTGTGACATGAATGTGAGCGTGCACTTAAAATTCACAGGAGTCCTGAGGTTATAGGTTACTAGCTCATTACCATGAGGCCTTTAATGGTTCTGTAGTATGGGTCCAGCAGTAAGCAAGCCAAAGAGCACACCTGAGCCGTTCTGTCCCAACCATCAGAACAATGTACCAACACACTCGCCCTCTCTTCACAGACAGCCtataacacaaacaaaaagactGAGTAAATCAGAAATACTTGCTGATCATTTGCAGTGTCTCTCGCTGCAATTACAGATTGGAGGTCAGAACCTTGGCGAGGAACACGCCTGCATCCATCACAGATTTGATGTGCCTCAGCCAGCCGGAATTTTCCAAACCCGTCAGATAGTCACTCATGGAAGGGGATTTCATAGAGCACACTGGAAAGAACAAAGGTATAACCAACTATCACTTTATCTAATACTGGCTTGAAAGGTACAACCAACACTCAACTGAGCATAGAGTTACAAACACAAGCTTAATTAGCTTATAAAGAGTTATATGCTGCATATATCAGTACAAATGAAAAAGCTTGTCCTCTCACCCTCCAGCAGTTTTTGCAGGCTGTTTCTCATGACGTGGATGTTTTCAATTCCTTGAAAGTGGAACCTGATATTGGAGTAGTTGTCCTCATTCTCATAGCCTTTACCAGCTGCACGGTTCGCCATTGCATTCAACtgacaaagacaaaaaacacatataaatgtaCGTACACGTAGCTCCAAATGATCAGGTCATGGCTTAcagttatttttctttaaaagaaaagggaaaggaattaaatgttatttctctAGTTAAAACATGAGATGGGCAACAATCAGTAGaacagtatataaaatatattgcaatacatataaataaaatacactgTATAACTaaactctaaaaaataaattatgactACAAGTGAATGGTTCAAATCCTTTAAATGTTCATTACATAAATAGAAGAGTAGTTGGGGTCAGAGGGTGAAAGATTACAGATGTGACTCCTACATATATGCCAGAGCAGTTGGGGTTGAATGTTTaaagataaacatttacaaGTCCCATCATGTAGTTGTCCTCTAATGTACTGCATATAGAAAGGTTAAGGTTAAAGGTCACACCTTGGGCCGTGTGTCCACTACATATATAAAAGGGCAGTTGGGGTTCGCTTGACTGATGACCTGGAGCATCTGCTCGTCTTCTACACAGCGAGAGTTCAAACCCGACAAAGGCTGACTGCAGCGACAGATCGCAGCCTGCAAGAGAGTAACGCAAAATACAAAGAACAGACAAGGATGTTGTTAGCAGCACAACTTCTCGCTTTTCCAGTATAAACCTACTGATGCATTTATATGTCCTTAACATGGTGTCCAGCAAACTAAAAATGCGATTAATAGACTGACTTTGTGAAATTGGCAGTTACAAAGCCTAGTAAGTCATTTTGCTGCCTACAATCTAGGTTTAATCtacttttaaattattcattcaatatATTAATTAGATTTTATTCAATAACTATGCAGTATTGTATGTATAAGCTTTTCACTCAACTTTTTTGGCTATCTTTGCTGAATTTAATGAGtttgttgcagtgcattgtgggacatTATCTGTTGAGGATACATGCAATGCTTTCTTAGAATTTGGCCAATTGTCTTAGACGGCAGCATACTTATGATGTCTACTGTTTGAAATAGCCTTCAATCTAGGAGTGTgcctatgatgccttaaaatgctgtctaggtagggaGCCCATGAGGTTGTGAAACAGAGCCATTGTGTGCATTTATGAAGTGCATGCCATGTGCTTGTATACCTTTGTATCTTTGTGATAGTAAGACAGAACAGGCAATCGCCCTCGGCTCCTAAACTTGGCACTGCCTGTTACTGTAGCAACACTGGCACTTTTAGGGAGTCCAAGGATAGATGGATAAGTGCTACAGATCTGTGTAAAAGTGAGACAGAGGGaaatttttgattgattttttgaAAGAtccttgagagagaaaaaaagaacataaaaatttTGGGTgcatacactacagttcaaaagtttggagtcgaCAAGAtttgttgatgtttttgaaagaaatctcttatgctcactaagactgcatttatttaatcatgtatacagtaaaaagagtaatattgtgaaatattactacaatttattaaaatgattgttttaaaatgtaatttattcctctaatggcaaagctgaatgttcagcatcattactccagtcttcagtgtcacatgatctttcagaaaccattctaatatgctgatttgatgctcaagaaacatttcttcttattataaatgatataaatcTTATTATAAATGCGGCTTTTAActgaaatagataaataaatatggtaagactttactatcacttttgatcaatttaaagtgtCCTtccagaataaaagtattaatttcttttataaaaaaaaaatcttactgaccccaaactttgaacggtagtatGTTTGGTTGAAACTGTTGCTGGGTTCTGCCTAAAACATTCTTATCATGGTGGTCAGTAGAGTTTGGCTAATTATTGTGAAATGGTCCTAAACAGGAAGCATATTTACTTTACTAAGTTTACTATACGCTACCTCATAGTTCTTGTTGAGGTGGCTAATTTCCCAATATTCATTGGAGAGACCCATCCTGCTGAAGTCATTCGCCACATTGATGAATTCCCAACCCCGTCTCCTGTCCTCCTCGTTTTGGTTTGGATTATAGAGAAAGGCATAAAGCTCATCTTCTTTGACTGAAATGACACAAAAGCACAGTTAGAAACTGAGAGCAAATAGGTGTGTGGTTGGGTTTTTGAAACAAAGGTGTCGCTATTAGGCCAGCCCTGAACTGTCACTACATTTATTAAGCATGTGCTGTTAGtgttgttaactaaaattattaaagggttcacccaaattgaaaattatcccatgactCACCCTCAAatcatcctaggtatatatgactatcttATTTTACACAGAAACACAATCTGAgctatattataaaatatcctggctctttcaagctttataatggtagtgaatggctctcctgattttgaagtccaaaaaagtgcatccatccatcataaaagatatccacacatggctccagggggttaataaaggccttctgaagcgaagcgatgggttttttttaagaaaaatatccatatttaaatctttataaactataataactagtcATCCGGCAGAGGGCCTGCACAAATCGACAAAataccggtcatgaattagaagtctaaaaggagaatttttaaagagaaatattggaggatttcaatataagagaagagatgcttgagtttgttgcccagccctatttgtttgaaccccgagaggcgtctaagctcaCGCTATTCCTACATCCTACATCATACATCCCGTCAGAAGCTACtcttttggcgcaagtcgacttgcgtaggctgtctgccagaagctagttattttagtttataaagttttaaatatggatatttttctaacaaaaacccatcgcttcgcttcaaaaggtctttattaaccccctggagtcaaatggattacttttatgatggatggatgcacttttttggccTTCAAAATTGTGagtgccattcactaccattgtAAAGctgagcaaggatattttttaatacaactttgattgtgttcatcCTAAAGAAGATGGCTAGGATGgctagagggtgagtaaatcatgggataattttaatttttgggttaactatccctttaagaattgtTTTTCActgactgaaataaagctgaattaaaatataaatattagatgaaaacgTAAACTTGAAAAACTAAAGCTGCAAGATTTCTAATGAAATTTAGAAATGTTGCAACTAACTGAAGTATAAGTTTAAGGGTGTATTCACACCTGTCTTGTTTGGTTTGATTGAATCGAACTCAAGTTTGTCCCCCCCCCTTGGTGCGGATATTTTGGGCAAGTGTGAATACAGCAATCGCACTCGGGTGCGACCCAAACAACCGTACCGAGACCCAGCTGAAGAGGTGGTCTCGGTCCggttccaaacgaactctggtacGGTTTTCTGCTTGAGAATTTCTGTCCAACGAATGCATGACCTTAGCACACGTGTGGTTTTGTTTACAAATTTTGGTTCACTTGCAAAAAGGGCAGTGTGAATGCGAACcacaccaaacaaacaaaaaaaaataataataataatcaacattGTATTTGGTCCGaacaaaaaatctaaataaaagccaattcaaaatattaataaatactataatcgtatataaataatactgaaataacACTGCCATGTACATGTGATTTCATGTTTCAACATTTGATTTTCTGTTGGttatcaattaaaaaaacaaaaacataaaaacaaaaaaaatctcataaatCTTAAAAACTTTGCTCATATCAATGCAACAAACCACCAgtatgtgtgtggtgtgtgtacCTGGTTGAGAAAGGCGCAGAAGTGACTGATAGACATCCTGACAATCTCTCTCTCGTTGGAACAGCAGATGAAGCAGCTGGAAGGTTTTACAGCGGATCAGGAGCGGACAACCAGACGCGGTTAAAGGAAGTTTCTCTACTGACGCAATGTGATGATGCAGCACCTTCAAACACACAGGATTGAAAGATAACCACTGTTATCAGACATATCTAGATGTGTATTTCTAAAAGACTCAACAACAGATGCCCTATGGTGGAAGAacatggctgcatctgaaatcgcatacatTCCTACTATATAAGTAGGCGagaaacagtatgtgacaagagtagtatgtccaaattcacagtactcataaaagagtaggcaaaaattacccggatgacctactacttctggcaAGATCCTGatgtgtgcatacgatggacactttattatcccttgaggccacaggagaggattttgTGAACGGCAGTGAGGCGTCGCAGTTGACGTTGGTAGGTCACAggataatgacagcatggcgAATGTAGAACATCTGGATTAAATTCATACTACATAATCgcactatatagaacatacttttttagtggttgtgaagtaattacttactCCAAATatgtacctactcaagagagaaTGCAATTGCAGATGCAGCCCATGGTATATTCTGTTCCCACTGGCCTACATTACCCATGTTTCTTTGCGTGTGCTGTTGTTTTGTTCCACATAGATAAGGTGAGTAGCGGTCAAGTAAAGAGTGCCCAGAGCTGACGACTTTTCGGTGTACCTGTTCAGTAGTTTCACATACTCCACCTCCAAAAAAATTCAGAAAGAAAAGTGCATTAGTGTAGAATTATCGACTCAACTGTCTGTGACTGATACACAAAGCACTAGCCAATGACTGAAGGGGTTAAGAAGACATAATCATGTCTGTCGGGTTTGGATGTGCCCCTTAGGGAGCAGAATCTATCATCCAAACTTTGTTTGACACAATGGAGAGGAAATCCTAAAGAACCTCTTAAGACTACAGTCAGCACATCCTGTTGCTCCATCTCTgcacttttgtcattttagttaCTGAGTAACAAGCAATGTTACACCATTATAACACAAGATGCCACTTCAGCACTAAAGAACAGTTTCTTATGAGTCAAAGTCTAATGTATTCTACTCatttatacttgaaatatataAGAACTAATCTTTTCAGTATCCTAATCTTTAGGATAGCAAAATGAAGCTGGCTTTATTTGGTCAGGTATGAGATCTCTATTGTCTCCATAAAGTGAACATTTGAAATCTTGTATTTTTGCATGACATGAAACTCAAGCTAAGCCACAGTAGGTCCAATTAAGACTATATTGTCAACTTTGATCCAAGATTCAAACTAATAATTCTCTGTGAGTGGGTAGAGCAGACCTGACCAGAGGTGTTAGCTGCTAATATAGACCACAGTTCCTGCAGTACTGCTGATTCAACATGTGACATCCTTTGAGCTGACCCCTCCATGCCCCTCAAACATACACAAAAGACAAAAGGCTGCAGCAATCatcttttaatactttttacaaCGATCATATGACCATATAATGttatgtaacaaaataaacatattttcagCAGTATTACTTCTCAATCCTGGTCCTGGATTGCATCTTGGATATGCAAATTTCTAATAAAATGATGTTCATCAAGTATAAGATACTTAATGACCAGGACTGAATGACCAGAACCACTGTCATGTACAGTTACATCCTGTGTCATACTTTAGGCCAGGGGGTTTCAAATTGGGGCCCAGGGGGACCCAAGGAAGTGCTAGGGGGTTCacgaaaaaataaataaatgaacaaaaaaaataaagaaaggaaattagattaaaataagtaaataacaatacagtaataacaataatgGTACACTCCTGTaatgtgcagaaaaaaaatataatgtaacttaatagaaactaaatattttctaaattatgtttttgacatatttataaatatcattatttcacagtataaattTGGTCTTCATACAATAAACAACATagatgccttttaaattttagggcAGGGTCCCTCACATGAGTATGATCATATTTAGGGGTCCATGGCATCTTAAAGTTAAAAAACCCCTGCTTTAGGCAAAGCTTCACAGAATATTTTTCCCTCCCTTTGCCTACAGGTTCACTTGAGCAAACTTAAAAGAGGATTTTGTACATATTGAAGTGACAACTGAAAAAGCCTTCAAAGTCCATTCAGATTCATTTAGACTTTAAAACGCATTGGATGAATTTAACAGCAGACTAAAGCTCGGAATCATGTTAACCAACCCATTTAAACGCTTCCTTCTGTTTTTACACATATCGAGAGTTATTGGGTCTAACATTACACGAGATCTGCCAACTTTACACGAGTACACCTGTTGATTCAGACCTACCTTTGGCGTTATAATGTGCTCCATACTTTTATTGGGTTATCATCCAACTGTCCACGTTAAACTTTcgctgtttgtgtgtttagcGGTTGACATGTTTGTTTCGGGAAATCGTATTATGTCGCTGCGTTCCTTCCTGACATGAGAACTACAATCATGTCAGCTGACAGGACCAGATATCGCGATAAGTCAAAGTGCAACGTGATTTCAGTCGCCTACTTGATGTAACGGTCCGGTCGTCAACCAGTTTTTCAAACTTAGCGATTGGATTAGATTTAGATTTAGCGACTTTTTAGACCCTTTTAGCGACTAAGATGTTGCTTTCCCCCTGCAGTCACACCTCTCTCTGCGTCTACTCAGTTCAGTGAGTAGCTGAGAGGAGCAGCAGCACATTCCGTTGACCGCACTGCAGCTGACATAGACGTGAATAAGCTAGCTTTAAACACATATGTTTGCCACATATATttgcaaaacaataaaatatagcaaaagaaaaataaagtattcagcaaaaaaaaaaaaaaaaaagcaaataaacatAAAGAA
This Ctenopharyngodon idella isolate HZGC_01 chromosome 5, HZGC01, whole genome shotgun sequence DNA region includes the following protein-coding sequences:
- the mtmr8 gene encoding myotubularin-related protein 8; the encoded protein is MEHIITPKVEYVKLLNRYTEKSSALGTLYLTATHLIYVEQNNSTRKETWVLHHHIASVEKLPLTASGCPLLIRCKTFQLLHLLFQRERDCQDVYQSLLRLSQPVKEDELYAFLYNPNQNEEDRRRGWEFINVANDFSRMGLSNEYWEISHLNKNYEICSTYPSILGLPKSASVATVTGSAKFRSRGRLPVLSYYHKDTKAAICRCSQPLSGLNSRCVEDEQMLQVISQANPNCPFIYVVDTRPKLNAMANRAAGKGYENEDNYSNIRFHFQGIENIHVMRNSLQKLLEVCSMKSPSMSDYLTGLENSGWLRHIKSVMDAGVFLAKAVCEERASVLVHCSDGWDRTAQVCSLACLLLDPYYRTIKGLMVLIEKEWISFGHKFSYRCGHLDTDPKEVSPVFTQFLECVWQLSEQFPCVFEFNERYLIEIHNQVYACQYGNFIGNCQKERLEMRLHEKTFSLWPHLLENQHQYRNPLYRRSVESTVLRPSTLPLHFKFWCGMYNHYDRGMHPKQSVLDQLLFLTKKQVEGERTMTELQRQLAVADGVLPDPSGPINTPAEQDSPSEKTPTAPVVQSNGSYAPLINGDAEEVGPGVEKCNEKEGAEPAATEHDLTSSKDKPVSVETEHSKEEVQESY